In one Oscillospiraceae bacterium genomic region, the following are encoded:
- a CDS encoding pyridoxamine 5'-phosphate oxidase: protein MKEVVNFLTANPVQYLATQGEDGKPKVRPFMFSVEREGRLWFCTNIEKDVYKQLRKNPWVEVCVSDPSFAWLRLSGRAVFEDNRDVKEACMGIPLVKGIYGAADNPIFTVFYLAEAQAVLADFSGQPPKTYNL, encoded by the coding sequence ATGAAAGAAGTCGTCAATTTCCTTACCGCCAACCCGGTCCAGTACCTGGCCACCCAGGGCGAGGACGGAAAGCCCAAGGTGCGCCCCTTCATGTTCAGCGTGGAGCGGGAGGGCAGGCTCTGGTTCTGCACCAACATCGAGAAGGACGTGTACAAGCAGCTCCGGAAGAACCCCTGGGTGGAGGTCTGCGTGTCCGACCCCTCCTTCGCCTGGCTGCGGCTGTCCGGCAGGGCCGTGTTCGAGGACAACCGGGACGTGAAGGAGGCCTGCATGGGCATCCCCCTGGTCAAGGGCATCTACGGCGCCGCCGACAACCCCATCTTCACCGTCTTTTACCTGGCCGAGGCCCAGGCCGTGCTGGCCGACTTCTCCGGCCAGCCCCCCAAGACCTACAACCTGTAA
- a CDS encoding CinA-like protein has product MSHNAELIAVGTELLLGNIANTDAQMLSKGLSALGINVFYHTVVGDNPERLKAAVALAKQRADIIITTGGLGPTCDDLTKNVLAEAFQKKLVYHEESARRIEEYFQRLHKGGQMTENNYQQAYLPEGCTVFSNDWGTAPGCAFEAEGVHVIMLPGPPGECTPMFQHRAAPYLRALSDGAIHSRTLRIFGMGESKVESLLREKMNAMTNPTLAPYAKEGEVELRITAKAGDEAGAAVLIAPVEEELRQVFGPLIYGADVASLEEVVLGLLKEKGLTLGCAESCTGGLVAKRFTDLPGASAVFRGGVVSYTDEVKHSLLGVAQELLDGPGAVSAPVARAMAEGARRTLGCDIAVATTGVAGPDPDERGNQVGLVYVAVATPEGGCVRELHSGTGRGRVRTVAASNAFDLVRRYLTGLALE; this is encoded by the coding sequence ATGTCCCACAACGCGGAACTCATCGCGGTCGGCACGGAACTTTTGCTGGGCAACATCGCCAACACCGACGCGCAGATGCTCTCCAAGGGCCTGTCCGCCCTGGGCATCAACGTCTTTTACCACACGGTGGTGGGCGACAACCCGGAGCGGCTCAAAGCCGCGGTGGCCCTGGCCAAACAACGGGCCGACATTATCATCACCACCGGGGGCCTGGGCCCCACCTGCGACGATCTGACCAAAAACGTGCTGGCCGAGGCCTTCCAGAAGAAGCTGGTCTACCACGAGGAGTCCGCCCGGCGCATCGAGGAATACTTCCAGCGCCTGCACAAGGGCGGGCAGATGACCGAGAACAACTACCAGCAGGCCTACCTGCCCGAGGGCTGCACCGTGTTCTCCAACGACTGGGGCACCGCCCCCGGCTGCGCCTTCGAGGCGGAGGGGGTGCATGTGATCATGCTGCCCGGCCCGCCGGGGGAGTGCACCCCCATGTTCCAGCACCGGGCGGCGCCCTACCTCCGGGCCCTGTCCGACGGGGCCATCCACTCACGCACCCTGCGCATCTTCGGCATGGGGGAGTCCAAGGTGGAGTCCCTACTGCGGGAGAAGATGAACGCCATGACCAACCCCACCCTGGCCCCCTACGCCAAGGAGGGGGAGGTGGAGCTGCGCATTACCGCCAAGGCCGGGGACGAGGCCGGGGCCGCCGTCCTGATCGCCCCGGTGGAGGAGGAGCTGCGGCAGGTGTTCGGGCCGCTTATCTACGGGGCCGACGTGGCCTCCCTGGAGGAGGTGGTGCTGGGCCTGCTCAAGGAGAAGGGGCTCACCCTCGGCTGCGCCGAGAGCTGCACCGGCGGGCTGGTCGCCAAGCGTTTCACCGACCTGCCCGGCGCGTCCGCCGTGTTCAGGGGCGGCGTGGTGAGCTACACGGACGAGGTCAAGCACAGCCTGCTGGGGGTGGCGCAGGAGCTGCTGGACGGGCCGGGGGCGGTGTCCGCCCCGGTGGCCCGGGCCATGGCCGAGGGGGCCAGGCGGACCCTGGGCTGCGACATCGCGGTGGCCACCACCGGGGTGGCCGGGCCGGACCCCGACGAGCGCGGCAACCAGGTGGGCCTGGTGTACGTGGCCGTGGCCACGCCGGAGGGCGGGTGCGTGCGGGAGCTGCACAGCGGCACCGGGCGGGGCCGGGTGCGCACCGTGGCGGCCAGCAACGCCTTCGACCTGGTGCGGCGTTACCTCACCGGGCTGGCGCTGGAGTAA
- a CDS encoding Fis family transcriptional regulator produces MYCKIRSLGLHGVTGYEVTAECDLAGGLPAFEVVGLPDAAVKEARDRVRAAVKNCGFTFPVSRITVNLAPADRRKAGTVYDLPMLVGILAAGGQLPAPDGGAAFVGELSLSGALRPVRGMLPMALAARRAGVESLYVPADSAAEATLAGGLEVYPVNRVEQLVAHLRGEAPIPPAPAWTGGGEEAPVPDFSEVKGQEPVKRALEIAAAGGHNIAMVGPPGSGKSMLARRLPSILPDMSRREALEATEIHSVMGLTSAQEPLVARRPFRSPHHSISAMGMAGGGAPLPRPGEISLAHNGVLFLDELPEFHKDVLEALRQPLEEGKVQITRAAGSEVFPARFMLVCAMNPCKCGWHGHPSGRCRCAPGEVEKYLGKLSGPLLDRIDLYVEVPPLEFDELSRRPAAERSADIKRRVDGARAVQAGRFGGEGALCNAHMGPAELERYCALDDSCTALMKGAYARMGLTARSYDRILRVARTIADLEGSGDIRAPHLAEAIQYRESEYLRR; encoded by the coding sequence ATGTACTGTAAAATACGCTCCCTGGGGCTGCACGGCGTCACGGGCTACGAGGTCACGGCCGAGTGCGACCTGGCCGGGGGCCTGCCCGCCTTTGAGGTGGTGGGCCTGCCCGACGCGGCGGTGAAGGAGGCCCGGGACCGGGTGCGCGCCGCCGTGAAGAACTGCGGCTTCACCTTCCCCGTCTCCCGCATCACGGTGAACCTGGCCCCCGCCGACCGCCGCAAGGCGGGCACGGTGTACGACCTGCCCATGCTGGTGGGCATCCTGGCGGCGGGGGGCCAGCTCCCCGCGCCGGACGGCGGGGCCGCCTTTGTGGGGGAGCTCTCCCTCTCGGGCGCGCTGCGCCCTGTGCGGGGTATGCTGCCCATGGCCCTGGCCGCACGGCGCGCCGGGGTGGAGTCCCTTTACGTCCCGGCGGACAGCGCCGCCGAGGCCACCCTGGCGGGCGGGCTGGAGGTTTACCCGGTGAACCGGGTGGAACAGCTCGTGGCGCATCTGAGGGGCGAGGCGCCCATCCCCCCCGCGCCCGCCTGGACCGGGGGCGGGGAGGAGGCCCCCGTCCCGGACTTCTCCGAGGTCAAGGGCCAGGAGCCGGTGAAGCGGGCCCTTGAAATCGCAGCGGCGGGCGGGCACAATATCGCCATGGTGGGCCCGCCGGGGTCGGGCAAATCCATGCTGGCCCGGCGCCTGCCCTCCATCCTGCCCGATATGAGCCGCCGGGAGGCCCTGGAGGCCACCGAGATCCACTCCGTGATGGGTCTGACCTCGGCCCAAGAGCCCCTGGTGGCCCGGCGGCCCTTCCGCAGCCCCCACCACAGCATCTCCGCCATGGGTATGGCCGGGGGCGGCGCGCCCCTGCCCAGGCCGGGCGAGATCTCCCTGGCCCACAACGGAGTGCTCTTTTTAGACGAGCTGCCCGAGTTCCACAAGGACGTGCTGGAGGCCCTGCGCCAGCCGTTGGAGGAGGGGAAGGTGCAGATCACCCGCGCGGCGGGCAGCGAGGTCTTTCCCGCCCGCTTCATGCTGGTGTGCGCCATGAACCCCTGCAAATGCGGCTGGCACGGCCACCCCTCCGGGCGCTGCCGCTGCGCGCCGGGGGAGGTGGAAAAGTACCTGGGCAAGCTCTCCGGCCCCCTGCTGGACCGCATCGACCTCTACGTGGAGGTGCCGCCCCTGGAGTTCGACGAGCTCTCCCGCCGCCCCGCCGCCGAGCGCTCGGCGGACATCAAGCGCCGGGTGGACGGGGCCAGAGCCGTCCAGGCCGGGCGCTTCGGGGGCGAGGGCGCGCTCTGCAACGCCCACATGGGCCCGGCGGAGCTGGAGCGGTACTGCGCCCTGGACGATTCCTGCACCGCCCTGATGAAGGGCGCCTACGCGCGCATGGGCCTCACCGCCCGCAGCTACGACCGCATCCTCCGGGTGGCCCGCACCATCGCCGACCTGGAGGGCAGCGGCGACATCCGCGCCCCCCACCTGGCGGAGGCCATCCAATACCGGGAGAGCGAATATTTAAGGAGATAA
- the thiI gene encoding putative tRNA sulfurtransferase has protein sequence MNEMILMKLGELVLKGLNRRGFEDKLVGNAMRRLKPFGPFRVYTKQSTLYVEPKSDDCDVYGAYEAMKKLFGAVGLSLARACPKDADAMLETAKAYLNDRLLCAKTFKVESKRADKTFPMTSIQLSQYVGGELDEAYPHLKVDVHHPEVTVYLEVRENSAFVHADPEPGAGGLPVGIGGRAVSLLSGGIDSPVASWMIAKRGIALDMVHFFSYPYTSEEARQKVLDLAKIITPWTGRLVVHVVPFTAIQEELRRACPEELFTILMRRFMMRIAEAVAARVKAGAIVTGECLGQVASQTMEAMKVTGAVCTLPILRPVVGMDKEEIVRIARKIGTFETSILPYEDCCTVFTPRHPRLRPLPGEVEAAEAGLDIEGMVQAAVDGIERVTINL, from the coding sequence ATGAATGAAATGATCCTCATGAAGCTGGGCGAGCTGGTGCTCAAGGGCCTGAACCGCCGCGGCTTTGAAGACAAGCTGGTGGGCAACGCCATGCGCCGCCTGAAGCCCTTCGGACCCTTCCGGGTGTACACCAAGCAGTCCACCCTGTACGTGGAGCCCAAAAGCGACGACTGCGACGTGTACGGGGCCTACGAGGCCATGAAGAAGCTCTTCGGCGCGGTGGGCCTCTCCCTGGCCCGGGCCTGCCCCAAGGACGCGGACGCCATGCTGGAGACGGCGAAAGCCTACCTGAACGACCGCCTGCTGTGTGCCAAGACCTTCAAGGTGGAGTCCAAGCGGGCGGACAAGACCTTCCCCATGACCTCCATCCAGCTGTCCCAGTACGTGGGGGGCGAGCTGGACGAGGCCTACCCCCACCTGAAGGTGGACGTGCACCACCCGGAGGTGACGGTCTACCTGGAGGTGCGGGAAAATTCCGCCTTCGTCCACGCCGACCCGGAGCCCGGCGCGGGCGGCCTGCCCGTGGGCATCGGCGGGCGGGCGGTGAGCCTGCTCTCCGGCGGCATCGACTCCCCCGTGGCCTCCTGGATGATCGCCAAGCGGGGCATCGCCCTGGACATGGTCCACTTTTTCAGCTACCCCTACACCTCCGAGGAGGCCAGGCAGAAGGTGCTGGATCTGGCGAAGATCATCACCCCCTGGACCGGGCGTCTGGTGGTGCACGTGGTGCCCTTCACCGCTATCCAGGAGGAGCTGCGCCGCGCCTGCCCCGAGGAGCTGTTCACCATCCTCATGCGGCGGTTCATGATGCGCATCGCCGAGGCCGTGGCCGCGCGGGTCAAGGCCGGGGCCATCGTCACCGGCGAGTGCCTGGGCCAGGTGGCCAGCCAGACCATGGAGGCCATGAAGGTCACCGGCGCGGTGTGCACCCTGCCCATCCTGCGCCCCGTGGTGGGCATGGACAAGGAGGAGATCGTCCGCATCGCCCGGAAAATCGGCACCTTCGAGACCTCCATCCTGCCCTATGAGGACTGCTGCACCGTCTTTACCCCCCGCCACCCCCGCCTGCGCCCCCTGCCCGGCGAGGTGGAGGCCGCCGAGGCCGGTTTGGACATCGAGGGCATGGTCCAGGCCGCCGTGGACGGCATCGAGCGGGTGACCATCAACCTGTAA
- a CDS encoding pyruvate-flavodoxin oxidoreductase encodes MARKLKTMDGNTAAAHVSYAFTEVAGIYPITPSSPMADSVDQWAAAGRKNIFGDTVKVIEMQSEAGAAGTVHGSLAAGALTTTYTASQGLLLMIPNMYKIAGELLPCVFHVSARTVATHALNIFGDHSDVMACRQTGFAMLAETNPQEVMDLGAVAHLAAIKGRVPFVNFFDGFRTSHEIQKIQIWDYDDLAELVDMDAVEAFRKRALNPEHPVMRGSHENGDIFFQHREACNEYYDALPAIVEEYMDKVNAKLGTDYKPFNYYGAPDAERVIIAMGSICDVTEEVIDYLNAHGEKVGLVKVRLYRPFCPDKLLAAIPATAKKIAVLDRTKEPGSQGDPLYLDVVTAFANAGRQAVIVGGRYGLGSKDTPPRSVFAVYEELEKDAPKRQFTIGIVDDVTHTSLPEHKAPNTAAEGTIECKFWGLGGDGTVGANKNSIKIIGDHTGKYVQAYFQYDSKKTGGVTISHLRFGDKPIKSPYYINKADFVACHNPSYIIKGFPMVRDVKPGGVFLINCQWTPEELDRHMPAVAKRYIAENNVQVYTIDAIDLAAKIGMGKRTNTILQSAFFALAKVMPQEEATGYMKDAATASYLKKGQDIVDMNHKAIDMGATAFVKVDVPASWKDAVDEAKGAGLEGLPATVKMVEEILNPVGKMDGDSLPVSAFVPHADGTFEQGASAYEKRGVAVSVPVWDQNKCIQCNQCSYVCPHATIRSYALTEEEAKNAPAQAKIVDVKAGAGKGKYKFAIAISPLDCMGCSVCVSTCPVKALEMVPQESQAAEQPVFDYMVAQVSEKADMADIKTVKGSQFKQPLLEFSGSCAGCAETSYARLVTQVCGDRMYVSNATGCSSIWGGPAATSPYTVDKCGKGPAWANSLFEDNAEHGLGLHLGQKAIRQRLADKTRALIAVPYCAAELKEAAKAWLETMDDGAANAEATKKYIAELKDGIGDVDEFLGFLRTDGSKAAFGEAHAGMLAHMSELHDKGVKDCDCEACSLAAEILRDKEYLSKKSVWIFGGDGWAYDIGYGGLDHVLASGEDVNVFVFDTEVYSNTGGQASKASNIGQVAQFAAAGKGIAKKSLAEIVMQYGYVYVAQVAMGANPNQTLAAIREAEAYHGPSLIIGYAPCEMHSIKGGMANCQSEMKKAVECGYWNMFRFNPELKKQGKSPFVLDSKAPAGGYQEFLMNEARYSSLTRSFPERAKELFAENEEAAKERYEHLLKLQELYK; translated from the coding sequence ATGGCGAGAAAGCTTAAAACAATGGACGGTAACACGGCGGCGGCCCATGTGTCCTACGCCTTTACCGAGGTGGCGGGCATCTACCCCATCACCCCGTCCAGCCCCATGGCGGATAGCGTGGACCAGTGGGCCGCGGCAGGCCGCAAGAATATCTTCGGCGACACCGTGAAGGTCATCGAAATGCAGTCCGAGGCCGGCGCCGCCGGCACCGTGCACGGCTCCCTGGCGGCCGGCGCCCTGACCACCACCTACACCGCCTCCCAGGGCCTGCTGCTGATGATTCCGAATATGTATAAAATCGCGGGCGAGCTGCTCCCCTGCGTGTTCCACGTCTCCGCCCGGACCGTGGCCACCCACGCGCTGAACATCTTCGGCGACCACTCCGACGTCATGGCCTGCCGCCAGACCGGCTTTGCCATGCTGGCCGAGACCAACCCCCAGGAGGTCATGGATCTGGGCGCGGTGGCCCACCTGGCCGCCATCAAGGGCCGCGTGCCCTTCGTCAACTTCTTCGACGGCTTCCGCACCTCCCACGAGATCCAGAAGATCCAGATCTGGGACTACGACGATCTGGCCGAGCTGGTGGACATGGACGCGGTGGAGGCCTTCCGCAAGCGCGCCCTGAACCCCGAGCACCCCGTGATGCGCGGCTCCCACGAGAACGGCGACATCTTCTTCCAGCACCGCGAGGCCTGCAACGAGTACTACGACGCGCTGCCCGCCATCGTGGAGGAGTACATGGACAAGGTCAACGCCAAGCTGGGCACCGACTATAAGCCCTTTAACTACTACGGCGCGCCCGACGCCGAGCGGGTCATCATCGCCATGGGCTCCATCTGCGACGTGACCGAGGAGGTCATCGACTACCTGAACGCCCACGGCGAGAAGGTGGGCCTGGTGAAGGTGCGCCTGTACCGGCCCTTCTGCCCCGACAAGCTGCTCGCCGCCATCCCCGCCACCGCCAAGAAGATCGCCGTGCTGGACCGCACCAAGGAGCCCGGCAGCCAGGGCGACCCCCTGTACCTGGACGTGGTCACCGCCTTCGCCAACGCCGGGCGCCAGGCCGTCATCGTGGGCGGCCGCTACGGCCTGGGCAGCAAGGACACCCCGCCCCGCAGCGTGTTCGCCGTGTACGAGGAGCTGGAGAAGGATGCGCCCAAGCGCCAGTTCACCATCGGCATCGTGGACGACGTGACCCACACCTCCCTGCCCGAGCACAAGGCCCCCAACACCGCGGCCGAGGGCACCATCGAGTGCAAGTTCTGGGGCCTGGGCGGCGACGGCACCGTCGGCGCCAACAAGAACTCCATTAAAATCATCGGCGACCACACCGGCAAGTACGTGCAGGCCTACTTCCAGTACGACTCCAAGAAGACCGGCGGCGTGACCATCAGCCACCTGCGCTTCGGCGACAAGCCCATCAAGAGCCCCTACTACATCAACAAGGCGGACTTCGTGGCCTGCCACAACCCCTCTTACATCATCAAGGGCTTCCCCATGGTCCGCGACGTGAAGCCGGGCGGCGTGTTCCTCATCAACTGCCAGTGGACCCCCGAGGAGCTGGACAGGCACATGCCCGCCGTGGCCAAGCGCTACATCGCGGAGAACAACGTCCAGGTCTACACCATCGACGCCATCGACCTGGCCGCCAAGATCGGCATGGGCAAGCGCACCAACACCATCCTGCAGTCCGCCTTCTTCGCCCTGGCCAAGGTCATGCCCCAGGAGGAGGCCACCGGCTACATGAAGGACGCGGCCACCGCTTCCTACCTCAAGAAGGGCCAGGACATCGTGGACATGAACCACAAGGCCATCGACATGGGCGCCACCGCGTTCGTGAAGGTGGACGTGCCCGCCTCCTGGAAGGACGCCGTGGACGAGGCCAAGGGCGCCGGGCTGGAGGGCCTGCCCGCCACCGTGAAGATGGTGGAGGAGATCCTCAATCCCGTGGGCAAGATGGACGGCGACAGCCTGCCCGTCTCCGCCTTCGTGCCCCACGCCGACGGCACCTTCGAGCAGGGCGCCAGCGCCTACGAGAAGCGGGGCGTGGCCGTCAGCGTGCCCGTGTGGGATCAGAACAAGTGCATTCAGTGCAACCAGTGCTCCTACGTCTGCCCCCACGCCACCATCCGCTCCTACGCCCTGACCGAGGAGGAGGCCAAAAACGCCCCCGCCCAGGCCAAGATCGTGGACGTGAAGGCGGGCGCCGGCAAGGGCAAGTACAAGTTCGCCATCGCAATTTCCCCGCTGGACTGCATGGGCTGCTCCGTGTGCGTCTCCACCTGCCCGGTGAAGGCCCTGGAGATGGTGCCCCAGGAGAGCCAGGCCGCTGAGCAGCCCGTGTTTGACTACATGGTGGCCCAGGTGTCCGAGAAGGCCGACATGGCCGACATCAAGACCGTCAAGGGCAGCCAGTTCAAGCAGCCCCTGCTGGAGTTCTCCGGCTCCTGCGCCGGCTGCGCCGAGACCTCCTACGCCCGCCTGGTGACCCAGGTCTGCGGCGACCGGATGTACGTCTCCAACGCCACCGGCTGCTCCTCCATCTGGGGCGGCCCCGCCGCCACCTCCCCCTACACCGTGGACAAGTGCGGCAAGGGTCCCGCCTGGGCCAACTCCCTGTTTGAGGACAACGCCGAGCACGGCCTGGGCCTGCACCTGGGCCAGAAGGCCATCCGCCAGCGCCTGGCCGACAAGACCCGCGCCCTCATCGCGGTGCCCTACTGCGCCGCCGAGCTGAAGGAGGCCGCCAAGGCCTGGCTGGAGACCATGGACGACGGCGCGGCCAACGCCGAGGCCACCAAGAAGTACATCGCCGAGCTGAAGGACGGCATCGGCGACGTGGACGAGTTCCTGGGCTTCCTGCGCACCGACGGGAGCAAGGCCGCCTTTGGCGAAGCCCATGCCGGGATGCTGGCCCACATGAGCGAGCTGCACGACAAGGGTGTGAAGGACTGCGACTGCGAGGCGTGCAGCCTGGCGGCGGAGATCCTCCGCGATAAGGAGTACCTGTCCAAGAAGTCCGTGTGGATCTTCGGCGGCGACGGCTGGGCCTACGACATCGGCTACGGCGGCCTGGACCACGTGCTGGCCTCCGGCGAGGACGTGAACGTCTTCGTGTTCGACACCGAGGTGTACTCCAACACCGGCGGACAGGCGTCCAAGGCCTCCAACATCGGCCAGGTGGCCCAGTTCGCGGCCGCGGGCAAGGGCATCGCCAAGAAGTCCCTGGCGGAGATCGTCATGCAGTACGGCTACGTCTACGTGGCCCAGGTGGCCATGGGCGCCAACCCCAACCAGACCCTGGCCGCCATCCGCGAGGCCGAGGCCTACCACGGCCCCTCCCTGATCATCGGCTACGCCCCCTGCGAGATGCACTCCATCAAGGGCGGCATGGCCAACTGCCAGAGCGAGATGAAGAAGGCCGTGGAGTGCGGCTACTGGAACATGTTCCGCTTCAACCCCGAGCTGAAGAAGCAGGGCAAGTCCCCCTTCGTGCTGGACTCCAAGGCCCCCGCCGGCGGCTACCAGGAGTTCCTGATGAACGAGGCCCGCTACTCCTCCCTGACCCGCTCCTTCCCGGAGCGCGCGAAGGAGCTCTTCGCGGAGAACGAGGAGGCAGCCAAGGAGCGCTACGAGCACCTGCTCAAGCTCCAGGAGCTGTACAAGTAA
- a CDS encoding transcriptional regulator — translation MEKTLPACPVEATLTLIGDRWKVLILRDLMEGTRRFGELKKSLGGITQKVLTANLRQMEDTGLLTRKVYAEVPPRVEYTLTDTGYSLRPVLDAIAAWGAEYKRKNGG, via the coding sequence ATGGAGAAGACCCTGCCCGCCTGCCCGGTGGAGGCCACCCTCACGCTGATTGGGGACCGCTGGAAGGTACTCATTCTGCGGGATCTGATGGAGGGCACCCGCCGCTTCGGGGAGCTGAAAAAGTCCCTGGGGGGCATCACGCAGAAGGTGCTCACGGCCAACCTGCGCCAGATGGAGGACACGGGCCTGTTGACGCGCAAGGTGTACGCCGAGGTGCCGCCCCGGGTGGAGTACACCCTCACGGACACGGGGTACAGCCTGCGCCCGGTGCTGGATGCCATCGCCGCCTGGGGCGCGGAGTACAAGCGCAAAAACGGGGGATAA